A DNA window from Amycolatopsis sp. DSM 110486 contains the following coding sequences:
- a CDS encoding RES family NAD+ phosphorylase: MARLPLPPARSVLVKELDRAHDVVAVQPETRLVRIFTAHGNHPQQWNSFRYTGPLPHGRFDQQPPGRGGQPVTDPGNGVLYFGLTVRTSVAEVFQTSSTVDRKTRGPRLVVVRPMRPLRLLDLTGLWPTRVGASQEISSGPKKITQAWARAIRSALPDLDGLWYRSSMDSGDPAVCLWDPPAGAALPIAPDVLLPLDHPGLDVPLGRVCEELNYTLLN, translated from the coding sequence ATGGCCCGGCTCCCCTTGCCGCCCGCGCGATCCGTGCTGGTCAAGGAGCTGGACCGCGCCCACGACGTGGTGGCTGTGCAGCCCGAGACCAGGCTGGTCCGCATCTTCACCGCGCACGGCAACCACCCGCAGCAGTGGAACTCGTTCCGCTACACCGGCCCGCTCCCGCACGGCCGGTTCGACCAGCAGCCGCCCGGCCGCGGCGGCCAGCCTGTGACCGACCCGGGCAACGGCGTGCTGTACTTCGGCCTGACCGTGCGCACGAGCGTCGCCGAGGTGTTCCAGACGAGCTCGACGGTCGACCGCAAGACGCGCGGGCCGCGGCTCGTGGTCGTGCGCCCGATGCGCCCGTTGCGGCTGCTCGACCTCACCGGGCTGTGGCCCACGCGCGTGGGCGCGTCGCAGGAGATCTCCAGCGGACCGAAGAAGATCACCCAGGCCTGGGCGCGCGCGATCCGCAGCGCGCTGCCCGACCTCGACGGTCTCTGGTACCGCTCGTCGATGGACTCCGGCGACCCGGCCGTGTGCCTGTGGGACCCGCCGGCGGGCGCCGCGCTGCCGATCGCCCCGGATGTCCTGCTGCCGCTGGACCACCCGGGGCTCGACGTCCCGCTCGGCCGGGTCTGCGAAGAGCTGAACTACACGCTCCTCAACTGA
- a CDS encoding helix-turn-helix domain-containing protein has translation MYSETLAPEPLRAVVRCLWRSVPAGPERIVPDGCVDLVAGDGEVFIAGPDTEAWSSVTSPGARLHGLRFHPGAAPAVLGVAADELRDRRLPLAEVWGRRGELLTDAVLSGARCLTDVVAGREADPDPAVAAVLSHLHTAPARVGTPATAVGERQLRRRFTVAVGYGPATYLRVLRLQRAIALAPRAPGLADLAAGAGYADQAHLSRECRALTGLTPSAYFSAA, from the coding sequence GTGTACTCGGAGACGCTCGCGCCCGAGCCGCTGCGCGCCGTGGTCCGCTGCCTGTGGCGGTCGGTCCCGGCGGGCCCGGAGCGGATCGTGCCCGACGGCTGCGTCGACCTCGTCGCCGGCGACGGCGAGGTCTTCATCGCGGGCCCGGACACCGAGGCGTGGTCGTCGGTCACCTCGCCCGGCGCCCGGCTACACGGCCTGCGCTTCCACCCCGGCGCTGCGCCCGCCGTGCTCGGCGTCGCGGCCGACGAGCTGCGCGACCGCCGGCTCCCGCTGGCCGAGGTGTGGGGCCGCCGCGGGGAACTGCTGACCGACGCGGTGCTCAGCGGCGCGCGTTGCCTCACCGACGTCGTGGCCGGCCGGGAAGCCGACCCCGACCCGGCCGTGGCCGCGGTGCTGTCGCACCTGCACACCGCACCGGCCCGCGTGGGCACCCCGGCGACGGCCGTGGGTGAACGGCAGCTGCGGCGCCGCTTCACCGTCGCCGTCGGCTACGGACCCGCGACCTACCTGCGCGTGCTGCGGTTGCAACGCGCCATCGCCCTCGCGCCGCGCGCGCCCGGGCTGGCCGACCTCGCCGCCGGCGCCGGGTACGCCGACCAGGCCCACCTGTCGCGGGAGTGCCGGGCGCTGACCGGCCTCACGCCGAGCGCCTACTTCTCCGCAGCCTGA
- a CDS encoding LacI family DNA-binding transcriptional regulator encodes MATISDVAARAGVSTATVSRALNGKSTVDPELAARVLVAAEELGYHPNGLARNLRRQETAVLALIISDVENPFFTAIARGVEDLAQMSGYSVVLCNSDENEDKERRYIDVALQERVAGVVLSPTGRSTNVDRLRRQGTPVVAVDRPLTGPDGDQVLVDTRRAARDATRHLVAGGYRRIACLTGPAGVRTADDRLAGYLDAVGEENALFRRAEYRAEGARVAATELLELPEPPDALLVANSTMTIGVLETLASRGVRPGRDVGIVSFDDAPWTTLIDPPLTVVAQPAYEVGRVAAQLLLARITDSTRRPTTTTLEARLIERQSSRR; translated from the coding sequence GTGGCCACGATCAGCGACGTCGCCGCGCGCGCCGGCGTCTCCACCGCCACGGTGTCCCGGGCCCTCAACGGCAAGTCCACAGTGGACCCGGAGCTCGCCGCGCGGGTGCTCGTGGCGGCCGAGGAGCTCGGCTACCACCCCAACGGCCTGGCCCGGAACCTGCGCCGCCAGGAGACGGCCGTGCTGGCGCTGATCATCTCCGACGTCGAGAACCCGTTCTTCACGGCGATCGCGCGCGGCGTCGAGGACCTCGCACAGATGTCGGGCTACTCCGTGGTGCTGTGCAACTCCGACGAGAACGAGGACAAGGAGCGCCGCTACATCGACGTCGCGCTCCAGGAACGCGTCGCCGGCGTCGTGCTCTCCCCCACAGGCCGCTCCACCAACGTCGACCGCCTGCGCCGCCAGGGCACGCCCGTGGTCGCGGTCGACCGGCCGCTCACCGGCCCGGACGGCGACCAGGTTCTCGTGGACACCCGCCGCGCCGCGCGCGACGCGACCCGCCACCTCGTGGCCGGCGGCTACCGCCGCATCGCGTGCCTGACCGGTCCCGCCGGCGTCCGCACGGCCGACGACCGCCTCGCCGGCTACCTCGACGCCGTCGGCGAGGAGAACGCGCTCTTCCGCCGCGCCGAGTACCGCGCCGAGGGCGCGCGCGTGGCCGCCACTGAGCTGCTCGAACTGCCCGAACCCCCGGACGCGCTACTGGTGGCCAACAGCACCATGACGATCGGCGTCCTGGAAACCCTCGCGAGCCGCGGCGTGCGCCCCGGCCGCGACGTCGGCATCGTCTCCTTCGACGACGCCCCCTGGACGACCCTGATCGACCCGCCGCTGACGGTCGTCGCGCAGCCCGCCTACGAAGTCGGCCGGGTCGCCGCGCAGCTCCTGCTCGCCCGCATCACCGACAGCACCCGCCGCCCCACCACGACGACACTGGAAGCGCGGCTCATCGAACGGCAGAGCTCCCGTCGCTGA
- a CDS encoding TerC family protein, with amino-acid sequence MTVPLWLWIATVGGLLALIALDLVIVDHKPHAIKPAEAARWVIFYIACAVVFGIGIWVFAGHDPGVEFFTGYITEYSLSVDNLFIFMIIMASFKVPAIHQHRVLLVGILLALAMRSVFIAVGAALIAQFVWVFFLFGAVLIWTAISMLRKKDEEEEYHENAVTRWVRKIAPVTDDFHGHKYTVKVDGKRMITPMLVVIVAIGSADLLFAVDSIPAIFGITQEAFLVFTANAFALMGLRQLYFLLGGLVEKLVYLSYGLAVILAFIGAKLVVHALHEYHVAPDWLDINNWVSLGVIVVVLAITTVASLAKAKKDERARVPAE; translated from the coding sequence ATGACTGTTCCCTTGTGGTTATGGATCGCGACGGTCGGTGGCCTGCTGGCCCTGATCGCACTCGATCTGGTGATCGTCGACCACAAGCCCCACGCGATCAAACCGGCCGAGGCCGCGCGGTGGGTGATCTTCTACATCGCCTGCGCCGTCGTGTTCGGCATCGGGATCTGGGTCTTCGCCGGGCACGACCCGGGCGTCGAATTCTTCACCGGGTACATCACCGAGTACTCGCTGAGCGTCGACAACCTGTTCATCTTCATGATCATCATGGCGTCGTTCAAGGTGCCGGCCATCCACCAGCACCGCGTGCTGCTCGTGGGCATCCTGCTCGCGCTCGCGATGCGCAGTGTGTTCATCGCGGTGGGCGCGGCGCTGATCGCGCAGTTCGTGTGGGTGTTCTTCCTCTTCGGCGCGGTGCTGATCTGGACCGCGATCAGCATGCTGCGCAAGAAGGACGAGGAAGAGGAGTACCACGAGAACGCCGTGACCCGCTGGGTCCGCAAGATCGCCCCGGTGACCGACGACTTCCACGGCCACAAGTACACGGTCAAGGTCGACGGCAAGCGGATGATCACGCCGATGCTCGTGGTGATCGTCGCCATCGGCTCGGCCGACCTGCTGTTCGCGGTGGACTCGATCCCGGCCATCTTCGGGATCACCCAGGAGGCCTTCCTGGTGTTCACCGCCAACGCGTTCGCGCTGATGGGCCTGCGCCAGCTGTACTTCCTGCTCGGCGGGCTCGTCGAGAAGCTGGTGTACCTGTCCTACGGCCTCGCGGTGATCCTCGCGTTCATCGGCGCGAAGCTGGTGGTGCACGCGCTGCACGAGTACCACGTGGCGCCCGACTGGCTGGACATCAACAACTGGGTGTCCCTCGGCGTGATCGTGGTCGTGCTGGCGATCACCACCGTGGCGAGCCTCGCCAAGGCGAAAAAGGACGAGCGGGCGCGCGTACCGGCGGAATAA
- a CDS encoding ABC transporter permease — translation MNGAIGFGPALVIVLALLTLAGAGVVRFGGLGQGRAVLLAAVRAVAQLALVSLVITLILRSGWLTGLFVLLMFSIAAVTSASRIGVPRRIGWVALALASGVAPVLALVLASGVVPPEPITVVPIAGIVIGGTMTATSQSARRALDELAQRHGEYEAALALGFLPRLAALEICRPSAGQALIPALDQTRTVGLVTLPGAYVGLLLGGAGPIQAGIAQALVLIGLLAAEAVAVLTTVQLVAAGFIRRDEPVRRRWTFAWVPRRQPSGAAR, via the coding sequence GTGAACGGTGCGATCGGGTTCGGGCCCGCCTTGGTGATCGTCCTGGCGTTGCTCACGCTGGCGGGGGCCGGGGTGGTGCGCTTCGGCGGGCTGGGTCAGGGCCGGGCGGTGCTGCTGGCGGCGGTCCGCGCGGTCGCGCAGCTCGCGCTCGTGTCCCTGGTGATCACACTGATCCTGCGGTCGGGCTGGCTCACCGGCCTGTTCGTGCTGCTGATGTTCTCGATCGCGGCGGTCACGTCGGCTTCCCGCATCGGCGTGCCACGCCGGATCGGCTGGGTGGCGCTGGCACTGGCCTCGGGCGTCGCGCCCGTGCTGGCCCTGGTACTCGCTTCGGGAGTCGTGCCGCCGGAACCGATCACGGTCGTGCCGATCGCCGGCATCGTGATCGGCGGGACGATGACCGCGACGTCGCAGTCGGCACGCCGCGCGCTCGACGAGCTCGCCCAGCGCCACGGCGAGTACGAAGCCGCGCTGGCACTGGGTTTCCTGCCCCGGCTGGCCGCGCTGGAGATCTGCCGTCCCTCGGCCGGGCAGGCGCTGATCCCGGCGCTCGACCAGACGCGCACGGTCGGGCTGGTGACGCTGCCGGGTGCGTACGTCGGTCTGCTGCTCGGGGGTGCGGGCCCGATCCAGGCGGGTATCGCGCAGGCGCTCGTGCTGATCGGGCTGCTGGCCGCGGAGGCCGTGGCCGTGCTGACGACGGTGCAGCTCGTCGCGGCGGGGTTCATCCGCCGCGACGAGCCGGTGCGCCGCCGGTGGACCTTCGCGTGGGTGCCGCGGCGTCAGCCGAGCGGGGCCGCCAGGTGA
- a CDS encoding FGGY-family carbohydrate kinase has protein sequence MDPGLLLGIDIGTSSSKGVLVGADGTILARAGRAHTTSRPRPGWFEHDAETVWWADFIALAHELTAAAGDRPLAGLAVSGIGPVLLPADADGRPLRPAILYGVDTRAGTEIAELTAELGEESIVERGGSALSSQAVGPKWRWLFRHEPEVTERAELFLMASSYLVLRLTGEYVLDHHSASQCDPMYDLRAGAWAEDWARLVAPGVRLPRLAWPTEVAGTVSASAAAATGLPAGLPVTCGTVDAWAEAASAGVRAPGDTMLMYGTTMFLVQTAAEPRPVPGLWATRGAFEDTYSLAAGMATSGAITDWLRDLVGGEFADLVAEAGDVPAGSRGLLMLPYFAGERTPVPDPAARGVLAGLTLSHTKADLYRAALEGTAYGVRHNLETMGSAEGRRLVAVGGGTQGRVWTQIVSDVTRAEQHVPTETIGAAFGDALLAAFAVGLEPDIDAWNPVATVVRPDPARADVYDEFYARYRALYPATVDIAHFIAAQQERAAQAAEK, from the coding sequence GTGGATCCGGGCCTGCTGCTCGGCATCGACATCGGCACGTCCAGCTCGAAGGGCGTCCTCGTCGGTGCCGACGGGACAATACTGGCGCGCGCCGGCCGCGCGCACACCACCTCCCGCCCACGGCCAGGGTGGTTCGAGCACGACGCGGAAACGGTGTGGTGGGCCGACTTCATCGCGCTGGCGCACGAGCTCACCGCGGCGGCGGGCGACCGGCCGCTCGCCGGGCTGGCCGTGAGCGGCATCGGGCCGGTGCTGCTGCCCGCCGACGCCGACGGCCGGCCCCTGCGCCCGGCGATCCTCTACGGCGTCGACACGCGCGCGGGCACGGAGATCGCCGAGCTCACGGCGGAGCTGGGTGAAGAGTCCATTGTGGAGCGTGGTGGCAGCGCACTGTCCAGTCAGGCCGTGGGACCCAAGTGGCGCTGGCTGTTCCGGCACGAGCCCGAGGTCACGGAGCGCGCCGAACTGTTCCTCATGGCGAGCTCCTACCTCGTGCTGCGGCTGACCGGCGAGTACGTGCTCGACCACCACTCGGCTAGCCAGTGCGACCCGATGTACGACCTGCGCGCCGGTGCGTGGGCCGAGGACTGGGCCCGGCTGGTCGCGCCCGGCGTGCGGCTGCCGCGGTTGGCGTGGCCGACGGAAGTGGCCGGCACGGTTTCCGCCTCGGCGGCCGCGGCGACCGGGCTGCCCGCGGGCCTGCCCGTCACGTGCGGCACGGTTGACGCGTGGGCCGAGGCGGCGAGCGCCGGCGTGCGGGCGCCCGGCGACACGATGCTCATGTACGGCACCACGATGTTCCTCGTGCAGACCGCCGCCGAGCCGCGACCGGTGCCGGGCCTGTGGGCCACGCGCGGCGCGTTCGAAGACACGTACTCGCTGGCCGCCGGCATGGCCACGTCCGGTGCGATCACCGACTGGCTGCGCGACCTCGTCGGCGGTGAGTTCGCCGACCTGGTCGCCGAGGCGGGCGACGTGCCCGCCGGGAGCCGCGGACTGCTGATGCTGCCGTACTTCGCCGGCGAACGCACCCCGGTGCCGGACCCGGCCGCGCGCGGGGTGCTCGCCGGGCTGACGCTGTCGCACACCAAGGCCGACCTCTACCGCGCCGCACTGGAAGGCACCGCGTACGGCGTGCGGCACAACCTCGAGACGATGGGCTCCGCCGAAGGCCGCCGCCTCGTCGCGGTCGGCGGCGGCACGCAGGGTCGCGTGTGGACGCAGATCGTGAGCGACGTGACGCGCGCCGAGCAACACGTGCCCACCGAAACGATCGGCGCGGCTTTCGGGGACGCGTTGCTGGCCGCGTTCGCCGTGGGGCTCGAGCCCGACATCGACGCGTGGAACCCGGTCGCCACCGTCGTGCGGCCTGATCCCGCGCGCGCCGACGTCTACGACGAGTTCTACGCCCGCTACCGCGCCCTGTACCCCGCGACGGTCGACATCGCGCACTTCATTGCCGCGCAACAGGAACGCGCGGCTCAGGCTGCGGAGAAGTAG
- a CDS encoding MmpS family transport accessory protein codes for MSVPAATPPASPPGAGGPGRLKPLGSVVVVVGVIAVAIAVASYVTPKAAPTAGEPGQVSPTEVAQAEPVAVRNVTRTIVYSIEGEGGARNLTYVAADAGLEQQTEVTTPWSVTVTRTAPAGEAEFASLAAQSAGPGGLTCRITVDGAVVAEKSVSEEGAQLSCTA; via the coding sequence ATGAGTGTTCCTGCCGCGACCCCTCCGGCATCGCCGCCGGGTGCGGGTGGTCCGGGCCGGCTCAAGCCGCTCGGCAGCGTGGTCGTCGTGGTCGGCGTCATCGCCGTCGCGATCGCTGTGGCCTCGTACGTCACGCCCAAAGCGGCGCCGACGGCCGGTGAACCCGGCCAGGTGTCCCCGACCGAGGTCGCGCAGGCCGAGCCCGTGGCCGTCCGGAACGTCACCCGCACCATCGTCTACTCGATCGAGGGCGAAGGCGGCGCCCGCAACCTCACCTACGTCGCGGCCGACGCGGGCCTCGAGCAGCAGACCGAGGTCACCACGCCGTGGTCGGTCACCGTCACGCGCACCGCGCCGGCCGGCGAAGCCGAGTTCGCGAGCCTCGCCGCGCAGAGCGCCGGGCCGGGCGGGCTGACCTGCCGCATCACCGTGGACGGCGCCGTCGTCGCCGAGAAGTCCGTGTCGGAGGAGGGCGCGCAGCTCAGCTGCACCGCGTGA
- a CDS encoding DNA-binding protein: MSVALENVLAKAGLKADATEFLTLVEDAARRLSPPNPDPSHYFSPDQQAALADVGLDLTPHGDDEPDFRARTVAAHAVLADSALTVTQAAKALKIDDSRIRHRLKEGRLTGWKDQGWRLPSWQFNGPGVLPGLEVVLHAIPEDQPALVVAAFMNTPQDDLVISDRPATPRQWLLSGGDPEQVARLVATLGSPF; this comes from the coding sequence ATGTCAGTCGCGCTCGAGAACGTCCTCGCCAAGGCGGGGCTCAAGGCCGACGCCACGGAGTTCCTCACGCTCGTCGAGGACGCGGCACGCAGGCTGTCGCCGCCGAACCCGGACCCGTCGCACTACTTCTCGCCCGACCAGCAGGCCGCGCTGGCGGACGTGGGGCTCGACCTCACGCCCCACGGCGACGACGAGCCCGACTTCCGCGCGCGCACCGTGGCCGCCCACGCCGTGCTCGCCGACTCGGCGCTCACCGTCACCCAGGCCGCGAAGGCGCTGAAGATCGACGACAGCCGCATCCGCCACCGCCTCAAGGAAGGCCGGCTCACGGGGTGGAAGGACCAGGGCTGGCGGCTGCCGTCGTGGCAGTTCAACGGCCCAGGCGTGCTGCCCGGCCTCGAGGTGGTGCTGCACGCGATCCCCGAGGACCAGCCCGCGCTCGTCGTCGCCGCGTTCATGAACACCCCGCAGGACGACCTGGTGATCAGCGACCGGCCCGCGACCCCGCGCCAATGGCTCCTCTCGGGTGGAGATCCCGAGCAGGTCGCGCGCCTCGTCGCCACGCTCGGCTCGCCGTTCTAG
- a CDS encoding S9 family peptidase — protein MRPADIEALVVPGRPALRGDLLLTAVKHPDLESNANHSALRRVGLGGGDTSWTQGPHDAAPAISPDGRWVAFLRAGDGEGAEGSAQVHVMPAAGGEAKRLTALHLGADAPVWAPDSRRVAFTARVPDAGRYGTEDADGEKPEPPAEAPRRITRFDYRIDDVGFLRDRMKRLFVLDAVAALDAAELAALEPISPVTYDVDDPVWTPDGERVVVAVPQDWDRVETDYRDLVAFPAGGGEPELLVACHGYAEQPVFGPDGTLFFYGSSYEDGHREACNAGLYAATIDTGGPAKARRLTDIETVDVESGSGPAIPVNGEVLVAVRNRGAVELRAVPASADAAVLADLRVLHDGHVVVRGFAADGDTIVAVVATPESSGDVVVLDAGGPRVLTDYSKPLRDKGLRPVEELTTTSPDGHPVHGWLVLPEGEGPHPVLRVVHGGPFAQQDWAVFDEAQVYAAAGYAVVLGNPRGSAGYGQSHGRAITFGFGTVDVDDVLALLDKALERPDLDSSRVGIMGGSYGGFMTSWVASHHPERFKAAWSERAVNAWDSMVGSSDIGYFFVDSYIGTDPEVLRDRSPLTYAADITIPFAVVHSEQDWRCPLEQAQRMFVALRRAGADAEFLLFPGEGHELSRAGRPRHRVQRFDAVLEWWSRHLG, from the coding sequence ATGCGACCAGCCGACATCGAAGCCCTCGTCGTTCCCGGCCGCCCCGCACTCCGGGGTGACCTGCTCCTGACCGCGGTCAAGCACCCCGACCTCGAGTCCAACGCCAACCACAGTGCGCTGCGGCGGGTGGGACTCGGGGGAGGGGACACCTCGTGGACGCAGGGTCCGCACGACGCGGCCCCGGCGATCTCGCCCGACGGGCGCTGGGTCGCGTTCCTGCGGGCCGGCGACGGTGAAGGTGCCGAAGGCAGTGCGCAGGTGCACGTGATGCCGGCGGCGGGCGGCGAGGCCAAGCGGCTGACGGCGCTGCACCTGGGCGCCGACGCGCCGGTGTGGGCGCCGGACTCGCGGCGGGTCGCGTTCACGGCGCGCGTGCCGGACGCGGGCCGCTACGGCACCGAGGACGCCGACGGCGAGAAGCCGGAGCCGCCCGCCGAAGCGCCGCGCCGGATCACGCGCTTCGACTACCGCATCGACGACGTCGGTTTCCTGCGCGACCGGATGAAGCGGCTGTTCGTGCTCGACGCCGTCGCTGCGCTGGACGCAGCCGAACTCGCCGCGCTCGAGCCGATCTCGCCGGTGACCTACGACGTCGACGATCCCGTGTGGACGCCCGACGGCGAGCGCGTGGTCGTCGCGGTGCCGCAGGACTGGGACCGCGTGGAGACCGACTACCGCGACCTGGTCGCGTTCCCGGCCGGCGGCGGGGAGCCCGAGCTGCTCGTGGCGTGCCACGGCTACGCGGAGCAGCCCGTGTTCGGTCCCGACGGCACCCTGTTCTTCTACGGTTCGTCCTACGAGGACGGCCACCGCGAGGCCTGCAACGCCGGCCTGTACGCCGCCACGATCGACACCGGCGGTCCCGCGAAGGCGCGGCGGCTGACCGACATCGAAACCGTCGACGTGGAGAGCGGCTCCGGCCCCGCCATTCCCGTGAACGGCGAGGTGCTCGTGGCCGTGCGCAACCGCGGCGCCGTGGAGCTGCGCGCGGTCCCGGCTTCCGCCGACGCGGCCGTGCTGGCCGACCTGCGCGTGCTGCACGACGGCCACGTGGTGGTCCGCGGGTTCGCGGCCGATGGCGACACGATCGTCGCCGTGGTCGCCACGCCGGAGTCCTCGGGCGACGTGGTCGTGCTCGACGCCGGCGGCCCGCGCGTGCTCACCGACTACTCGAAGCCGTTGCGGGACAAGGGGTTGCGCCCCGTCGAGGAGCTCACCACGACCTCGCCCGACGGCCACCCCGTGCACGGCTGGCTCGTGCTGCCCGAGGGCGAGGGCCCGCACCCGGTGCTGCGGGTCGTGCACGGCGGGCCGTTCGCGCAGCAGGACTGGGCCGTGTTCGACGAGGCCCAGGTCTACGCCGCGGCCGGCTACGCCGTGGTGCTCGGCAACCCGCGCGGTTCGGCGGGCTACGGGCAGAGCCACGGCCGCGCGATCACTTTCGGGTTCGGCACGGTCGACGTCGACGACGTGCTCGCGCTGCTGGACAAGGCGCTCGAACGACCCGACCTCGACTCCTCACGCGTCGGCATCATGGGCGGTTCGTACGGCGGGTTCATGACCAGCTGGGTCGCCTCGCACCACCCGGAGCGGTTCAAGGCGGCGTGGAGCGAGCGCGCGGTGAACGCGTGGGACTCGATGGTCGGCAGCTCCGACATCGGCTACTTCTTCGTCGACTCCTACATCGGCACCGACCCGGAGGTGCTGCGCGACCGCAGCCCGCTGACCTACGCGGCCGACATCACCATCCCGTTCGCGGTCGTGCACTCCGAGCAGGACTGGCGCTGCCCGCTGGAGCAGGCGCAGCGCATGTTCGTGGCGCTGCGCCGCGCGGGCGCCGACGCGGAGTTCCTGCTGTTCCCGGGCGAAGGCCACGAGCTGTCGCGCGCGGGGCGCCCTCGCCACCGCGTGCAGCGCTTCGACGCGGTGCTCGAGTGGTGGTCGCGCCACCTGGGCTGA